A window of Mytilus edulis chromosome 10, xbMytEdul2.2, whole genome shotgun sequence contains these coding sequences:
- the LOC139491439 gene encoding uncharacterized protein has translation MNFFTYDMNNFVLVGLLWNLLTVYSGDVHEKDFCYGKTRPVICNINEKISIRDISYERNCSSCHCTFYTDSTCAEFRLPGSWKNNYYYEGLSGFKQKQIKGERVSCPNNAQIFSNQAHLKYECINDNSAINFCTNFKKTEGPSVHLKYGFSSLLTSKRNCKCKALTTSGTLQIQAVDIRLQNVSSGICDKDQNSYLEFDSINNVIKCQHQQLIGGYETIYNSSNSSIELLLHLDGDRPIVWIAIQATSGRNVSVVCGNIDVDTTLSYGLTSSNSEGINLTTSVNLKETKSTKFTHSKIVNPTIFTNLEMNNRKTASHSEQTSTYHNIQLTDVTQYNKIAESVSRMTEKVDLETSTYAEVINLTTTAPHSEQAINNQNIHPTDVTKYHKIEESVSRMKDEDIDPAIIVLVLTGFLTLVLIIIGIVIGKVKYTNKRLDTIQSDYSKERKTIAKANTYINQELEKSQSPTSQSEDSTSSTIKEDQIFYSKVQKKRRSDQISDNYDHLNNARFSTPEENNYTHNKTGIYDHCRPIVHSSDCNYDKMEVNNSEASPNSQQGNILLYPRIDTPPKQESGENFDEQNINPYVDEAVINGMASAYRLRSLSSTNDVDESIRDMMTHATSWAEEDTL, from the exons ATGAACTTTTTCACATATGATATGAACAATTTTGTGTTAGTAGGGTTGCTATGGAATTTGTTAACTGTGTATTCAG GAGATGTACATGAAAAGGATTTCTGTTATGGAAAAACTCGACCCGTTATATGTAATATAAACGAGAAAATATCAATCAGGGATATATCATACGAAAGAAATTGTTCAAGCTGCCACTGTACCTTTTATACTGATTCGACATGTGCAGAATTTAGATTGCCAGGTTCATGGAAAAACAATTATTATTACGAAGGTTTATCTGGATTTAAACAAAAGCAAATTAAGGGTGAGAGAGTGTCATGTCCAAACAACGCACAGATATTCTCAAATCAAGCGCATTTAAAATATGAATGCATAAATG ACAATTCTGCAATAAATTTTTGTACCAATTTTAAGAAGACAGAAGGACCAAGTGTGCACTTGAAGTATGGTTTTTCTTCATTGTTAACATCCAAACGAAACTGTAAATGTAAAGCTTTAACAACATCAGGAACTTTGCAAATTCAAGCTGTTGATATACGACTCCAAAATGTTTCGTCTGGAATATGTGACAAAGACCAAAATTCTTACTTAGAATTTGATTCGATAAACAATGTGATAAAGTGTCAACATCAACAGTTAATTGGTGGTTATGAAACAATTTACAACTCTTCTAACTCAAGTATAGAGTTGCTACTTCATCTGGACGGAGATCGTCCAATTGTCTGGATTGCTATACAAG CAACTTCAGGAAGGAATGTGAGTGTCGTATGTGGTAACATTGACGTCGACACTACACTTTCATATGGATTGACCTCTTCAAATTCAGAAGGTATCAATTTGACGACATCAGTAAATTTAAAAGAGACGAAATCAACCAAATTCACTCATTCGAAGATTGTTAATCCGACGATATTTACAAATTTAGAAATGAACAATCGGAAGACAGCATCACATTCGGAACAAACAAGTACTTATCACAATATTCAGCTTACCGACGTAACACAATACAATAAGATAGCAGAATCGGTATCTAGAATGACAG AAAAGGTCGACCTGGAAACATCAACATATGCAGAAGTGATCAATCTGACGACGACAGCACCACACTCAGAACAAGCGATTAACAATCAAAACATTCATCCAACAGATGTAACAAAGTACCATAAGATAGAAGAATCGGTATCCAGAATGAAAG ATGAAGACATAGATCCTGCAATAATCGTCTTGGTACTCACTGGTTTCTTGACACTGGTCCTAATCATTATCGGTATTGTCATTGGAAAAGTAAAGTACACCAACAAAAG aCTAGACACAATACAGTCCGATTATAGTAAAGAGAGAAAAACAATAGCAAAAGCAAATACCTACATAAATCAAGAACTTGAAAAGTCACAAAGTCCAACGAGTCAAAGTGAAGACAGCACATCTTCAACAATCAAAGAAGACCAAATTTTTTATAGCAAAGTCCAAAAGAAAAGAAGAAGTGATCAGATTTCAGATAACTATGATCACTTAAACAATGCAAGATTTTCCACACCAGAAGAAAATAATTATACCCATAACAaaactggtatctatgatcaTTGTCGACCAATCGTACATTCTTCAGATTGTAATTATGATAAAATGGAAGTCAATAACTCGGAAGCTAGTCCTAACTCGCAACAAGGAAACATATTGCTTTATCCGCGAATTGATACCCCTCCAAAACAAGAGAGTGGAGAAAACTTTGATGAACAAAATATCAATCCGTACGTAGATGAAGCTGTTATTAACGGAATGGCAAGCGCTTATAGACTCAGATCATTGTCCTCTACTAATGACGTTGATGAAAGTATACGAGATATGATGACACATGCTACAAGTTGGGCTGAAGAAGATACACTTTAA